One genomic region from Leptolyngbyaceae cyanobacterium JSC-12 encodes:
- a CDS encoding WD40 repeat-containing protein (IMG reference gene:2510095823~PFAM: Protein kinase domain; WD domain, G-beta repeat) has product MNFVYPGALLNNRYRVLQPIGKGGLSQTFDVDDAGITKVLKVLNLQRFDNTEGKKKTIALFQREADVLSRLNYPGIPNVDSDGYFVLSEPEQEPIHCLVMEKIHGLNLQQWLEQEHSQPITQDHAIAWLKQLVTILEKLHQEGLIHRDIKPSNIMLKPDGQLVLIDFGGVREITETYLRNVTGTGLISPGYTPPEQADGKAVLQSDFFALGRTLVHLITGTHPIDLEKDPRTGKLLWRDRASQISEPLADLIDYLMALLPSRRPRTPQLILKYLDELSAPTTLPDRPQTLINRPSRQSPPLQRSLLQKLGIVFRASSDPSVSWKRVALRGTLLGHTGTVATIAMSAEHHLLISGSYDTTIKLWSLRSKNLLETLCQHSDRVTNVAISPNSDCFASSSFDKTICLWSLPTGNLQQTLTGHRHRVNQVIFSPNGRILISSSSREINIWSVQTGRLLRSLSDSETDNVRAIAFNADGKTCVLGYLDGRLEVWNPHTGQLVYAVSSHMGGVTSIAVSADGRFLACSVGRTVQIWNAQTYKPLQILNNAFDGSSAIAYTPNSQVLASGGDKEIALWNPQTGNLLHRLLGHTNPIRTVAFSPDGTILASGSQDQTIKLWLPTP; this is encoded by the coding sequence GTGAACTTCGTTTATCCAGGAGCATTGTTAAATAATCGCTATCGTGTTCTACAACCGATTGGCAAAGGTGGATTGAGCCAGACCTTTGATGTAGATGATGCAGGCATAACTAAGGTATTAAAAGTGCTGAATCTGCAGCGGTTTGACAACACCGAAGGCAAGAAAAAAACGATCGCGCTATTTCAGCGAGAAGCTGACGTGCTCAGCCGCTTGAACTACCCAGGTATCCCCAACGTTGATTCAGATGGATATTTTGTGCTATCTGAGCCGGAGCAAGAACCGATTCATTGCCTGGTGATGGAAAAAATTCACGGGTTGAACTTACAGCAGTGGTTAGAGCAAGAACATAGTCAACCCATAACTCAAGACCACGCGATCGCATGGCTGAAGCAACTGGTGACGATTTTAGAAAAACTTCATCAAGAAGGACTTATTCATCGCGATATTAAACCATCCAACATCATGTTAAAACCAGACGGACAACTGGTTTTAATTGATTTTGGCGGCGTTCGTGAAATCACCGAAACCTATTTGCGTAATGTCACTGGAACTGGACTGATCTCTCCTGGTTACACCCCTCCTGAGCAAGCAGATGGGAAAGCGGTTTTGCAATCAGACTTTTTTGCTCTGGGACGAACTCTAGTGCATTTAATAACTGGCACTCACCCAATTGATCTGGAGAAAGATCCCCGGACTGGCAAACTGTTATGGCGTGACCGTGCTTCTCAAATTTCCGAGCCTCTAGCGGATTTGATTGATTATTTGATGGCACTGTTACCCAGTCGTCGCCCTCGAACGCCCCAGTTGATTTTGAAGTATCTTGACGAACTGAGTGCTCCTACTACACTCCCCGATCGCCCTCAAACTCTCATCAATCGACCTTCTCGCCAATCTCCGCCACTCCAGCGATCACTACTACAAAAGCTAGGCATCGTTTTTCGTGCCTCATCTGATCCTTCAGTTTCCTGGAAACGAGTTGCACTACGAGGAACATTGTTAGGACATACCGGCACGGTCGCAACGATCGCGATGAGCGCAGAACATCACTTATTAATCAGTGGCAGCTACGACACAACGATTAAGCTCTGGTCCTTACGCTCTAAGAACCTGCTCGAAACGCTGTGTCAGCATAGCGATCGCGTCACAAATGTCGCCATTAGCCCCAATAGTGATTGCTTTGCCAGCAGCAGTTTTGATAAAACCATTTGTTTGTGGTCGCTGCCGACAGGGAACTTGCAGCAAACCCTAACCGGGCATAGGCATCGAGTTAACCAGGTTATTTTCAGCCCCAATGGGCGCATTTTAATCAGCAGTTCCAGTCGGGAAATCAATATCTGGTCCGTGCAAACCGGGCGTTTATTGCGATCGCTGTCCGACTCGGAAACCGATAATGTACGTGCGATCGCTTTTAATGCCGATGGCAAAACCTGTGTGCTTGGCTATCTGGATGGAAGGCTGGAGGTTTGGAATCCGCATACAGGACAACTAGTTTACGCTGTCTCTAGCCATATGGGCGGGGTAACATCGATTGCAGTGAGCGCTGATGGGCGCTTTCTTGCTTGCAGTGTGGGTAGAACAGTGCAGATCTGGAACGCTCAAACCTATAAACCCTTGCAAATATTGAATAATGCCTTTGATGGCAGTTCAGCGATCGCATATACCCCCAACAGTCAGGTACTTGCCAGTGGGGGTGACAAAGAAATAGCCCTATGGAATCCGCAAACTGGAAATCTTCTACACCGCCTGCTTGGGCATACTAACCCTATTCGCACTGTAGCATTCAGTCCAGATGGCACGATACTAGCTAGTGGTAGTCAGGATCAAACCATCAAGCTCTGGCTGCCAACCCCCTGA
- a CDS encoding NB-ARC domain protein (IMG reference gene:2510095824~PFAM: NB-ARC domain) has protein sequence MNVEEACRAADNAVFARAGQHLSDVQMLILQGSLQGLTYEQIAQNSHYSVSYIKKFAGPALWSLLSEGLGEPVSKTNFQAALARAKREISLQAAHFQPRTDPVSNPTGRYSAQPVLSRLVGVPHVSVFFGRTQEFDVLQQWIVGDSQGTGKSGCCSLMLLSGLGGIGKTALVTKFARQLQSPFEVIVWQSLNNALPFADVIATLLKGLIGEEIELASNANGRMVQLLEYLRGHRCLLVLDNVEGILQSGELVGQYRQGFQSFGEFFRRIAEDEHQGCLVLIGREQPSEIASLAGDTLPVRALRLKGLLPTDARQLLEAKGVNSSQAGIEELIQLKRGNPLALQFIATTIQDLFDGNVAQLLKQSTVIIGDSLLSLLDEQFERLSALERDVMFWLALEKQSLDKLKENARFIVSSSSELLKTLQSLKRRSLLEEEVCDRTGEPLFTLQPVVLRYSLRKLAEQTLDDILNTIQTQSLQSLGLLRSHALFSDDRLYNHRQTHAYLMTQLLVNNLQTTLGDRTEINQRFNHLLLTLHQRATQAIGYATINLTNLQRITESQLL, from the coding sequence ATGAATGTGGAGGAAGCTTGTAGAGCAGCTGATAATGCTGTGTTTGCGAGAGCGGGGCAGCATTTAAGTGATGTCCAGATGTTGATATTGCAAGGTTCTCTGCAGGGGTTAACCTATGAGCAGATTGCTCAAAACTCACACTATTCTGTTAGCTATATCAAGAAATTCGCAGGTCCTGCTCTGTGGAGTCTTCTTTCTGAAGGCTTAGGTGAACCTGTCAGTAAAACGAATTTTCAGGCGGCATTGGCGCGAGCAAAGCGAGAAATATCGCTACAGGCAGCTCACTTTCAGCCAAGAACTGATCCTGTTAGCAATCCTACAGGGCGATACTCGGCTCAACCCGTTCTATCCAGGCTGGTTGGAGTACCCCATGTTTCTGTCTTTTTTGGACGCACTCAAGAGTTCGATGTACTTCAGCAGTGGATTGTTGGTGATTCTCAAGGGACTGGCAAATCTGGCTGCTGTTCTTTAATGCTGCTATCTGGTTTAGGGGGAATCGGCAAAACTGCTCTGGTTACCAAGTTCGCACGTCAGTTGCAATCCCCATTTGAGGTAATTGTTTGGCAATCGCTCAACAATGCGCTACCGTTTGCTGATGTCATAGCAACCCTTCTTAAAGGATTGATAGGAGAAGAGATTGAGCTGGCAAGTAATGCTAACGGACGCATGGTGCAATTATTGGAGTATTTGCGGGGACACCGTTGCTTACTGGTGTTAGACAACGTGGAAGGCATTTTGCAAAGTGGTGAACTAGTAGGGCAGTATCGCCAGGGATTTCAGAGTTTTGGGGAGTTCTTTCGGCGCATTGCTGAGGATGAGCATCAAGGTTGCTTGGTGTTGATTGGACGGGAACAACCCTCTGAGATCGCGTCTTTGGCGGGAGACACCCTACCTGTTCGAGCTTTGCGATTGAAAGGGTTACTTCCGACTGATGCTAGGCAACTGTTGGAGGCGAAAGGGGTGAACAGTTCACAAGCAGGAATCGAGGAACTGATTCAACTGAAACGAGGCAATCCGTTGGCACTTCAATTTATCGCAACCACGATTCAAGACCTGTTTGATGGCAATGTCGCGCAGTTACTAAAGCAAAGCACGGTGATTATCGGCGATAGCTTATTAAGTTTGCTCGATGAACAGTTTGAACGGCTCTCTGCACTTGAAAGGGACGTGATGTTTTGGTTGGCATTGGAAAAACAATCCTTAGATAAGCTCAAAGAAAATGCTCGATTTATTGTGTCCTCATCCTCTGAGTTGCTGAAAACACTGCAATCTTTAAAGCGGCGATCGCTCCTGGAGGAGGAAGTCTGCGATCGGACTGGGGAACCTTTGTTCACGTTACAACCTGTTGTGTTGCGCTATAGCTTAAGGAAGCTAGCTGAGCAGACATTGGATGATATTTTGAATACTATTCAAACTCAATCGCTTCAAAGTCTAGGTTTATTGAGAAGTCATGCGCTCTTCTCAGATGACCGATTATACAACCATCGGCAAACCCACGCCTATTTGATGACGCAATTACTTGTGAATAACTTACAAACAACATTGGGCGATCGTACTGAAATTAATCAGAGATTTAATCATTTGCTGCTGACACTCCACCAAAGAGCAACTCAAGCAATTGGATACGCAACGATTAATCTCACAAACTTGCAACGGATTACTGAGAGTCAGTTGCTGTGA
- a CDS encoding glutamate N-acetyltransferase (IMG reference gene:2510095825~PFAM: ArgJ family~TIGRFAM: glutamate N-acetyltransferase/amino-acid acetyltransferase) has translation MANWKEVPGGVTAPKGYKAAGITAGLKPSGLPDLALIVSDVEAIAAGVFTTSVVRAACVDFCREKLREKHTARAILCNAGQANAATGEQGLIDAIESAQALSQVLGIQSDMVLLASTGVIGQRIKMDILKAALPKLVSELSNTGSDAAAKAICTTDTVTKAIALETTIDGRPVRIGGICKGAGMIHPNMATMLGFVTCDAAVSPHLWQEMLGRAVDKSFNQITVDGDTSTNDTVLALANGESRTPAITEMGTEAEKLEAMLTEVCIHLAKAIARDGEGATCLVEVQVSGASDDADARKIARTIASSSLVKAAIFGRDPNWGRIAAAAGRAGVAFNQEELQIKLGDFLMMEHGQPQPFDRTAANAYLNQAAQGNYLKEDTVLISLSVGSGPGSGTAWGCDLSYDYVKINAEYTT, from the coding sequence ATGGCAAATTGGAAAGAAGTACCGGGTGGAGTCACCGCACCGAAGGGATACAAAGCCGCAGGTATCACTGCAGGCTTGAAACCATCGGGATTGCCGGATCTGGCGTTGATCGTGTCGGATGTGGAAGCGATCGCGGCAGGAGTCTTCACCACCAGTGTGGTACGGGCAGCTTGCGTTGATTTTTGCCGTGAAAAACTTCGTGAAAAACATACTGCTCGTGCCATTTTATGCAACGCGGGGCAGGCGAATGCTGCAACGGGAGAGCAGGGATTGATTGATGCGATCGAATCGGCTCAGGCATTGAGTCAGGTATTAGGAATTCAGTCGGATATGGTGTTACTGGCATCGACTGGGGTGATTGGGCAGCGGATTAAGATGGATATTCTCAAAGCCGCACTACCAAAACTGGTAAGCGAACTGTCCAATACGGGGTCTGATGCAGCAGCGAAAGCCATTTGCACCACAGATACGGTTACTAAAGCGATCGCTTTGGAAACGACGATAGATGGTCGCCCAGTTCGGATTGGTGGCATCTGTAAAGGTGCAGGCATGATCCATCCCAACATGGCAACCATGCTTGGCTTCGTTACCTGTGATGCGGCAGTTTCGCCCCATCTTTGGCAAGAAATGCTGGGGCGAGCCGTGGATAAAAGCTTTAATCAAATTACCGTTGATGGTGATACCAGTACTAATGACACCGTATTGGCACTAGCAAACGGCGAATCCCGCACTCCCGCAATTACGGAAATGGGCACAGAGGCGGAAAAATTGGAGGCAATGCTAACCGAGGTGTGTATCCATCTGGCGAAGGCGATCGCTCGTGATGGCGAAGGCGCAACCTGTCTGGTAGAAGTGCAGGTGAGTGGAGCCAGCGATGATGCAGATGCTCGCAAAATTGCCCGAACGATCGCCAGCTCATCCCTGGTTAAAGCGGCGATTTTTGGACGAGATCCAAACTGGGGCAGAATTGCCGCCGCTGCTGGACGGGCAGGAGTTGCCTTTAATCAAGAGGAATTACAAATCAAACTAGGCGACTTTTTAATGATGGAACACGGACAACCTCAGCCGTTTGATCGCACTGCGGCAAACGCCTACCTCAATCAGGCGGCTCAAGGCAATTACTTAAAAGAAGACACGGTGTTGATTTCCCTCAGTGTTGGCTCTGGCCCTGGCTCTGGCACCGCTTGGGGGTGTGATCTCAGCTATGACTACGTCAAGATCAACGCGGAATACACTACTTGA
- a CDS encoding periplasmic glycine betaine/choline-binding (lipo)protein of an ABC-type transport system (osmoprotectant binding protein; IMG reference gene:2510095826~PFAM: Substrate binding domain of ABC-type glycine betaine transport system), which translates to MSIKSSRRVFLAALIFSITACQPNSGSSGGDIIVASKDFTEQDILGELLAQQIENKTGLKVDRRPRLGGSYVCHQAIINGKIDAYIEYTGTAATVSKLFENQKIPSDPKTLFQALKQGYAKSFQLSVMPGLGFENTFAIVIRGDEAKRHNIQTLSQAAQYTPQWQAGFGYEFSERQDGLPGLAKTYNLQFAKPPQIMDLGLIYRALLQQQIDLTAGNSTDGQIARLGFVILQDDKRYFPPYEAVPIVREAILNKYPQVRAAIADLAGRITADEMQRLNYEVEGELRDVKEVVREFLQKKRPGVSR; encoded by the coding sequence ATGAGCATTAAAAGCAGTCGGCGGGTTTTTCTCGCAGCACTCATTTTTAGCATCACTGCCTGTCAACCCAATTCCGGGAGTAGCGGGGGTGACATCATCGTGGCATCCAAGGATTTCACGGAACAAGATATTTTGGGTGAATTGCTAGCGCAGCAAATTGAAAATAAAACTGGGTTGAAGGTTGATCGTCGCCCTCGATTAGGCGGTTCCTACGTCTGTCATCAGGCAATCATCAATGGCAAAATTGATGCCTACATTGAGTACACGGGAACAGCCGCAACGGTAAGTAAGCTGTTTGAAAACCAAAAGATTCCCTCTGATCCAAAAACCCTATTTCAAGCATTAAAGCAGGGCTATGCCAAGTCGTTTCAACTAAGCGTGATGCCTGGATTGGGGTTTGAAAATACCTTTGCGATCGTGATTCGAGGCGATGAAGCAAAACGTCATAATATCCAGACCCTTTCCCAAGCCGCGCAATACACGCCCCAATGGCAAGCGGGGTTTGGCTATGAGTTTTCTGAACGGCAAGATGGCTTACCTGGACTGGCAAAAACCTATAATTTGCAGTTTGCTAAACCACCCCAAATTATGGATTTAGGACTGATTTATCGAGCCTTACTGCAACAACAAATTGACCTGACCGCAGGCAATTCTACCGATGGACAAATTGCTCGACTGGGATTTGTAATCTTGCAAGACGACAAACGCTACTTTCCGCCCTATGAAGCGGTTCCGATTGTGCGAGAAGCAATCTTAAATAAGTATCCTCAAGTTCGAGCCGCGATCGCAGACTTGGCTGGACGCATCACCGCAGACGAAATGCAACGCCTGAATTACGAAGTGGAAGGCGAACTACGCGATGTCAAAGAGGTCGTGCGGGAGTTTTTGCAGAAGAAAAGGCCAGGGGTTTCGAGATAG
- a CDS encoding hypothetical protein (IMG reference gene:2510095827): protein MSDANKPSKETPDQPQPKANNQSVLIGGIAGLIAAIAALVTAFGGADGIIKILRESDISKPELSPTPTTSNTVVPTPNLESPKATPKTSPNQQSEETPLSPSYNTQGNGRYVVSVIYRERNRRVAENICDILRLANYQLNRCNPDDLAEARVQHPTGTVSILYSEISEAEIQEIKSHFTSAGLRNLTFRKSLLRRDDIQIQVF, encoded by the coding sequence ATGAGTGATGCTAATAAACCTTCGAAAGAAACCCCAGACCAGCCACAACCCAAAGCGAACAATCAAAGTGTACTCATCGGCGGCATTGCTGGACTGATCGCCGCGATCGCCGCATTGGTAACCGCCTTTGGGGGAGCCGATGGAATCATTAAAATATTGCGTGAGTCGGACATTAGCAAACCTGAACTATCTCCTACTCCAACAACTTCTAATACTGTCGTGCCTACTCCCAATTTAGAGTCTCCGAAGGCTACACCCAAAACATCCCCTAACCAACAGTCTGAAGAAACTCCTTTGTCTCCCAGCTACAATACTCAGGGTAATGGGCGATATGTTGTCTCAGTAATTTATCGAGAACGCAATCGGAGAGTTGCAGAGAATATTTGCGATATATTGCGATTAGCCAATTATCAACTCAATCGATGCAATCCCGATGATTTGGCTGAGGCTAGAGTTCAGCATCCCACTGGAACAGTATCAATTTTGTATTCTGAAATTAGTGAAGCAGAAATTCAAGAAATAAAATCTCACTTTACATCAGCGGGACTTAGAAATCTGACATTTCGCAAATCTCTTTTACGGCGAGATGACATTCAAATTCAGGTTTTTTGA
- a CDS encoding hypothetical protein (IMG reference gene:2510095829), with protein sequence MTDDELKQLVESNARSIQALSDQTANSIQALSEEVRAVSEEVRAVSEENRRGNEELRRAIQSFADQVTALNQQAYQERQELRQAMLGLANLMSSLDSDRPTVLRKLNTIEAKVDQLLERSESDQN encoded by the coding sequence ATGACAGACGACGAACTCAAGCAATTGGTTGAAAGCAATGCTCGCTCCATTCAAGCTTTGTCTGACCAGACAGCTAACTCCATTCAAGCTCTGTCTGAAGAAGTAAGAGCGGTGTCTGAAGAAGTAAGAGCAGTGTCTGAAGAAAACAGACGGGGTAATGAAGAATTGAGACGAGCAATTCAATCATTTGCGGATCAGGTTACTGCATTGAATCAGCAAGCTTACCAGGAGCGGCAGGAACTGCGTCAGGCAATGCTTGGGCTTGCAAACTTGATGTCGTCACTGGATAGCGATCGCCCCACCGTTTTGAGAAAGCTCAATACTATTGAAGCTAAAGTAGACCAGTTGCTAGAGCGCTCTGAAAGCGACCAAAATTAG